The Mya arenaria isolate MELC-2E11 chromosome 15, ASM2691426v1 genomic sequence agcagtcttatatcactggtttcaaaacattgaagcaaaaaatggctcattccaagacaaaaaggttgttaaaacaatcaatctgtgagggtgcagctttaaacgaaTTATTTCATGTTAATCTTGCAATTCAGCAGGCCAACCAGGCCAGGTGAGGTTCGACCTCTAATTTAATATCTGTGCCAAAATCGTATCATCCCCTACAATGTATCGGTGTTAGGACTATGAGTTATCATTAATCATCTAGATTgagtcattgtttatttgatgGCACTGTTAAATAGTTATTGAAAACTTAATCGCTATAAATTAACATGATATCATCAATTCTTGGTTAAACGCCTGCcatatttcaacaatttaagCGGCAAATGTGGAAAATCGGCATTATTCGATGATATAAAAATGACCAATCAGCAGTTTTTGTACATCACTCGGTAAAATCCGTACTGTAACGAAACATTCCGGAAACTAACGAATATTGACGTTTAGAAGTCGGGTACTTAAAGCCGAGCGTTCTAGTAACCAAAGGAATACAAGATCGACACAGAGAGGGATAGACGTGATTATTTCAGTGTTCATTTTAGCTTGATAAAACATCAGTCAACATGAGAGAAATTGTACACATGCAAGCCGGACAATGCGGCAACCAGATTGGTGCTAAGGTAAGTGTGAAATCAATGTGCATGTGTGTAGTTCATACTCTTAATTCCATCTCACTCTTCCCATATGTTTGAATAATGTTTACGTTGGATACTTTTGTagttaaaatatcttaatataataatgcatGGGCATGCCTATGTTCCCATTACCGCCAAGGGTTTGCCTAAGGTGCCTGGGTTttgatgatgctgctgctgctgatgatgatggtggtggcgGTAGTTGTAGTGGCGGCGgcggtgatgatgatgatgatgatgatgatgatgatgatgatgatgatgatgcaccgaatatgtttaaagttatcATCGAGACGGTGGATCGTTAGCTGTCCATCTATTTGTAATGGCGAAGTGGTATAGTGTTCGCCTCGCAacccaaaaggttgtgggttaaGGTCCCGTCTTTGGGCATTTCTCGATCAAGACCTCTCGAAATGGACATCGGTACTTCAAACTCAAACGTAAAATTCATGTTTGCTTATATCTACCTCAATCGAGCACAAATAAATCAGTATCAACATTAGACAATCAATTTATTATGCATGCGATGAACATGAGATATCTCTGTCCTGATATGGTAATCAACACTGTAAAATAGCATGCGATTtgtaaatttgtgaaatataattgtaatgTTTCAGTTTTGCAAATCGTCATAACAAAAGCTATCCGTCTTTCTATTGAACATTAGCTTTGGTAGATTGaagtcaaaatgtttaatacaaatatcaaaGCAGTCAATTGTGGAAATGCATGAATATGCTCTTTGTTTCATGTTACCACAAGTagaaatttgtataaatatttgaatagcAACAAATCCTGAACAATTACTTCGGGAATTAACGATGAGCTGAATGCACCAAATACAGTATTGCATTGCTAATATTAAAGcgttaaattatataagaaatttgTATCTATTCTATTTCGCTTACTATGACAATCAAAAACAGAGGTATACTtacagtcgaacaccgttggctcgaacccgcttggctcgaattcctcgttggatCGAACTATATTTAAAGgacatatttctttaaacttaaggtaaacaatcccgcttggctcgaactttccgagcctcgaggtattttcgacgttcccttggagttcgagtcaacggggttcgactgtaattatGTTTCAAGCTATAGTACAAAAAGTGAAGCATGGCGAGAGAGTTAATTTTTGTTTCGTTACTCTTACTCGCCGATGcaatgttttgctatttttgaaaaaaagaagagtaAAAATCCAACTTGAAAACAATCGCTATCCTTCTGAGCTTGATAACGGTTGAAAAAAAGTGTGATTGAATATTTTTTCGTTCGGTCGTCCATCGGCTGTTAAAGCTATTTTAACGATATTAAAATGACCAGTAATTTGGCAATTACAGAATGATGATAATTCCTCAATGATGTTTAAATACCAATATATTCGACTTTAAAACTTGATCGAATCGTAAAACAGACTGGTACAATTTTTTTGTCCCTCTCCCTGCGGTAAATATTGTTTGGACATCTGAGTTACAAAAATCTCCATGCAGTTGCAAGGCCACGCTAAATTAAAGTTATGTTCCAcagatttttgccaaaaattattggagcgagcgagcgattttttttacaattttgtcatttttttcataaaaatcgAAGCGAGCAAAGTGCGATTTTCATCCTATTCTAGTAATCAATATAAAGGAGAAAGATTGTGTAACACAATTGCGCTTTAACCCATTTGTTCTATCCTGAACATAATCTCTGTTGGACAATGGAAAAATGTTCCAATATTTACTATTAACTCAATTGTTGCGGTAGGTCCGcggaacgaaacatcaatttggtgtggcctaagtaGACTTCTCAACTGTCAAGCCATCGACAAATAGCGCCAATAATCGGACAAAACACTTCCattatcagcaatcttatatggcACATGCCCAAATTTGATGACTATCGATATGTTCATCGCAATGATTTAATAAGCATTAATTTAATtctttgtttgtatttgaattacaatttTACTCCAATTATGACGAGaactcatttaatatttaatattttgaactttattacactatattttttagaaaagttCCTTAAGTTTTAGTATAACTCTGCAATAATTTACAATACACTGTgtattcattccttaattaaaacTCATGTTCTCTGTTATTTCCTGACACTTATAGAAATGCATCTAATGGTATTGATGGAATTTGGGCTAAATAATCTACATATGAAGGTCACACCATCTGATCCGTGGTTTGAGCCTTTCATTTCGTGTCCGATCTTCTTTGTTAAAAACTGGACTgatccaaggtcaaggtcatgacgtagattgtatgttgtttgtctGGTACCCCGCTTACTGATATTCCATACAGTGCATAGCGATAGTGTAAGGGAAAGGAATTCCAGACTAGTATGTTGTGTTCACTCAGGGTTTACAGTGTTTAATGATATCGGTGGGACTTGGATCACATATGTTCATTATAGATGGTAGCGAGCAGAACCAAAGTTGACCAAGCTGGCCTACACACACTTGAATGTAATTTGAGTACACTggcacacaaaacaaaataatatcattgaaataataactatttttggttatctgcatgcacgtttttcttctaattccattgcgccgacttgatgctatgcatcaacttttttcttaagttgggtgtacatatgctcgaaggacGTTATGGTTAATactgttacaatagtttaagcccggaattaaagatattctgtttttcccccaagctaatcctccgattaaaactaaattataacaaaactagggatgcaagcgaatattcgaatattcgaatattcgatcaacgtttggtattcgaatgtcaaaatcggtattcgaatattcgagtttttaaataaacaaaaaataaacctttttgctACCACTGTCATGTTGTGTATAATTTTCGTTTCATTATAGATGGTAGCGAGCAGAACCAAAGTTGACCAAGCTGGCCTACACACACTTGAATGTAATTTGAGTACACTGGCACATAAGGTCCAAGTTTGCTCATCTACTGACCTGCATACTTTCCTCACTGATTTGGTTGCCTAAGATTTTGAACATTAGGTAGAAAAATTACACCCAAATCACTCggtatacatgtaaacttcGCGAGGCCGCCATATTGGATTTTGCTAGTTGGAGTTTGTCTGTTTGCGTGGTCACGTGACGAGTGGATGGAGCTACTCGGGGAACACGTCGTGTCAGTTGACTTGTACCCTCTTTCTCCATTGTAATAACGATTCCACAATAACGGAGTGCTTGGGGAAACTAACAATCATAATGTTTAGGAACGATACTGTagcattttacatttaaattgccTATAGAAAAATATCGTTTTTCTTGTAATTTGCAGTTCTGGGAAGTGATCTCAGACGAGCACGGCATTGACCCCACGGGCACATACCATGGGGACTCCGACCTCCAGCTCGAGAGAATCAACGTCTACTACAATGAAGCCACAGGTACAAATATGTGTCTGCAAAGTGGATTCTTTAGATTAAAACCTCCCTTTTCTGAAAACGTTAGAAACATTATTGTACATGCTATCTTCACCATATAATTATGGTCgtatattttagttttgttatttgtttctaACTATTTAGGCTTTTTACTAAAACGATACTAATCCGATTATCACACAAAACTCGAAGAACACTCTTGACCAACCGGACCGATATCAGGTTCCGACCCTTAAGTGCAGGTCAATTCTCtcaaagcatttttatatcCGTGTTTCAGGAGGCAAATATGTACCAAGAGCTGTGTTGGTCGACCTCGAGCCCGGCACAATGGACTCCGTAAGGTCTGGTCCCTTCGGTCAAATCTTCCGGCCAGACAACTTCGTGTTCGGACAGAGCGGGGCCGGTAACAACTGGGCCAAAGGTCATTACACAGAGGGCGCTGAGCTCGTCGACTCCGTTCTAGACGTTGTCCGCAAGGAAGCTGAGAGCTGCGACTGCCTACAGGGATTCCAGCTGACACACTCCCTCGGTGGTGGCACTGGGTCCGGTATGGGAACACTCCTTATATCCAAGATCCGTGAAGAATATCCCGACAGAATCATGAACACATTCTCCGTCGTACCATCACCAAAGGTACGTACATGTATTTAgtacaatcaaattaaaattaaaatgatatccGTATATTTGTTAGAATTAGACCGATTGTAAAACACTTTAGGCATTCGAATTCCATAAGGGAATGAACTAGTTTAatgatgcttttgttttatttttaaggtgTCGGACACCGTGGTGGAGCCGTACAATGCAACACTGTCCGTTCACCAGCTGGTCGAGAACACCGACGAGACCTACTGCATCGATAACGAGGCTCTGTACGACATCTGCTTCAGGACCCTGAAACTGACCACTCCAACATATGGTGACCTGAACCATCTTGTATCTGCCACCATGTCCGGTGTCACTACCTGTCTTCGATTCCCCGGTCAGCTGAACGCCGATCTGCGTAAACTGGCCGTCAACATGGTGCCCTTCCCGCGTCTCCACTTCTTCATGCCCGGGTTCGCTCCTCTTACCTCCCGCGGCAGCCAGCAGTACAGGGCTCTTACAGTCCCCGAGCTCACACAGCAGATGTTCGACGCCAAGAACATGATGGCCGCCTGCGACCCGCGTCACGGCAGGTACCTCACCGTCGCCGTATTGTTCCGTGGACGTATGTCCATGAAGGAGGTCGACGAACAGTTGTTGAACGTCCAGAACAAGAACAGCAGCTACTTCGTTGAATGGATCCCAAACAACGTGAAGACCGCCGTCTGTGACATCCCTCCCCGTGGTCTCAAGATGTCCGGTACCTTCATCGGCAACAGCACCGCCATCCAGGAGCTGTTCAAACGTATCTCCGAGCAGTTCACCGCCATGTTCAGGCGCAAGGCTTTCCTCCACTGGTACACTGGCGAGGGCATGGACGAGATGGAATTCACCGAGGCGGAGTCGAACATGAACGACCTGGTGTCCGAGTACCAGCAGTACCAGGACGCCACCTCCGAGGAGGAAGGAGAGTTCGACGAAGAGGAGGGTGAGGGAGAGGAGGCATAAACTGCTCATGAATAACACAATTTTACAACAGTCTTATCAATGACCATGACATAATAACACTGAATcgtatgtaaacatatatttacaccgTGTATGTCTTAATAGTTATGAAAATCAATTACTAGTTAGCTCATGGCCTAAAATTTCCTGTACCTTTGTGCAATAAGAAATATGTGtaactaaaaaaacaatgaaatacacGGAACATAAGtacatgaaatgaataaattcttgataaatacaaatgtttgttgataacttattattatttgctaaGAAGTAAATCCTCCATTTCATTGCCTTGGAAAAATAATGTTACTCTACTATTTTTGGCCGTCCAGCTACGCCAAACTTTCAAAAAATCAGAGGGGCAAGCCCTGTACCCAAACATTTTACGAATACCCAGTTTAGAGGCATAATGTTCAGGCCTTAGAGACACTGAACGTTAGACTCGCAACACAAACTAGTCCATTACCATATTAAGAAAAGTTGGGCTGCTAAAAGGTCATCTGGAACAATGAATGGAATAAATTAGGTTCACGTGCGTTGGAGTTTGCTTCGTGGGATTGAGTCTCAGTCAGACAACAGCCTGATACAGTTGAAACGTCAACGTTTGCTTGGGGTCtcacaataattgttttgagGTGTTTCAGATTAAAAATATAAGGCATATATTAGGCTGTCACAGGGGCAGGGTGTGTGATCATGCCACACCGCTATAGCCACGTCCCCATTGTCATTTCTAGTAAAGGCAAACATGTACCTAGTTTTATAATGAGAAGGAAACTGTAACCGTAAttagtgtttgccctacattgtcagccaatcaTTGGCGCTAGATTTTTAAAGTATTCAGTTTCTTATTTGCGAAGAATCGTTACTTATTTTTGAAGACGATTCAGGATTAAGTAAATTGCTATAACTGCGCATTCGCATATAGCCACGACTAatgtttgcatatgcaaaggcgcaatttcagtgtcaacaatgacgtcacaatatatGAAATTGATTGACAAGTGTTTTTGACAGACGCAcggcttaattttaaagctgatgcaatttggGAGGGGGCTAACACTTAATTGTTTAgaaattattaagtaatttcttcgtgtATAAGAAACCACGGTCGCTTCGCTGCGTCCCGATTCCTTAGGTTACTTATTAACGAAAAAATAACTTACAAACTACAAGAATGTCATAAGTAAGCGCGACGGACTCGTCCATAATTGACCAAACTTTCCATGTTCAAGCGCCATAACTATGTCAAATCTAAACCAAACTCTTATTAAGACGTATAGTACGTAGGTCATGTTGATCATGATTTACATGACAATGA encodes the following:
- the LOC128219595 gene encoding tubulin beta chain-like — protein: MREIVHMQAGQCGNQIGAKFWEVISDEHGIDPTGTYHGDSDLQLERINVYYNEATGGKYVPRAVLVDLEPGTMDSVRSGPFGQIFRPDNFVFGQSGAGNNWAKGHYTEGAELVDSVLDVVRKEAESCDCLQGFQLTHSLGGGTGSGMGTLLISKIREEYPDRIMNTFSVVPSPKVSDTVVEPYNATLSVHQLVENTDETYCIDNEALYDICFRTLKLTTPTYGDLNHLVSATMSGVTTCLRFPGQLNADLRKLAVNMVPFPRLHFFMPGFAPLTSRGSQQYRALTVPELTQQMFDAKNMMAACDPRHGRYLTVAVLFRGRMSMKEVDEQLLNVQNKNSSYFVEWIPNNVKTAVCDIPPRGLKMSGTFIGNSTAIQELFKRISEQFTAMFRRKAFLHWYTGEGMDEMEFTEAESNMNDLVSEYQQYQDATSEEEGEFDEEEGEGEEA